In Deltaproteobacteria bacterium, one DNA window encodes the following:
- the cmr5 gene encoding type III-B CRISPR module-associated protein Cmr5, with protein sequence MRTKEQTRSEYALRAIDDKFPRGVDKDTANFIVGVPTMILTNGVAQTLAFLLSKRDSAKHSSTFSIIRSWLEKEIPLLKADKDMLFLQKFAGLEQGDYLTAQREALAMLQWLKRYARAFEV encoded by the coding sequence ATGCGGACCAAGGAACAGACACGTTCAGAATACGCCTTGAGGGCCATCGACGACAAATTCCCTCGCGGCGTTGACAAGGATACGGCCAATTTCATCGTCGGCGTGCCGACCATGATCTTGACCAACGGTGTGGCCCAGACCCTGGCCTTTCTCCTCTCCAAACGGGACAGCGCCAAGCATTCATCTACATTCTCGATCATCAGAAGTTGGTTGGAAAAAGAAATTCCGCTCTTGAAAGCCGATAAGGACATGTTATTTCTTCAAAAATTCGCCGGACTCGAACAAGGCGACTACCTGACCGCCCAAAGGGAGGCCTTGGCCATGCTCCAATGGCTCAAGCGCTACGCCCGGGCTTTCGAGGTGTGA
- the cmr6 gene encoding type III-B CRISPR module RAMP protein Cmr6, whose amino-acid sequence MYVVPKFQSDLLHAGTRGNFGLFFSRMTQWRITGANIKAEFQAGIQQNNSKPIMDSSIVELGNRSQTMLPAAASALQALHRRQKTVLDQARQEGRPALEIRASLQTPFVSGLGSGHPTETGFILDRNTGVPYLPASAVKGVLRLAQAVNLTRSGQAEAWMHKGRLDDKGRFHHDEHGNQWELDDREPSLRKYFGDTDTGAEDGVRGQLVFLDAYPEQIPVLKPDIMNPHYHKYYGASTPQEKETGPVDCEDPIPVKFLSVPEGTVFVFRVLASPLAKPVKEERQAVERTFGPEDETSVREMFDTAFTELGFGGKTAVGYGRFALAEASTVSGGSSADPHGTPGTAAPSVLASAEDIIWENAILKWDRGSGTLTAEHEGKKAQSKDKSLVPEQHEKVFGKKLKKPVQARVTVRVTGNLFEILKIE is encoded by the coding sequence ATGTACGTGGTACCGAAGTTTCAAAGCGATCTTTTGCATGCCGGAACACGGGGCAACTTCGGGTTGTTTTTTTCCCGCATGACGCAATGGCGAATTACTGGGGCGAACATCAAGGCCGAGTTTCAAGCGGGAATCCAGCAAAACAATTCCAAACCAATCATGGATTCCTCCATCGTCGAGCTTGGCAATCGGTCCCAGACCATGCTGCCCGCGGCAGCCAGCGCTCTGCAGGCCCTCCACCGAAGGCAGAAAACCGTTCTCGATCAGGCTCGCCAGGAAGGACGCCCGGCCCTGGAAATCCGGGCCAGTCTGCAAACTCCTTTTGTATCCGGCCTGGGCAGCGGGCACCCCACGGAAACGGGCTTTATTTTGGACCGCAACACCGGCGTACCGTATCTTCCAGCCAGCGCCGTCAAGGGCGTTCTCCGGCTAGCCCAAGCCGTGAACCTGACGCGCTCGGGACAAGCCGAGGCCTGGATGCACAAGGGCCGCCTGGACGACAAGGGCCGTTTCCATCACGACGAGCACGGCAACCAATGGGAGCTCGACGACCGCGAACCCTCTCTGCGCAAATACTTCGGGGACACGGACACAGGAGCCGAGGACGGAGTACGCGGCCAGCTTGTCTTTCTGGATGCGTATCCAGAACAGATACCGGTGCTCAAACCGGATATCATGAACCCGCATTACCATAAGTACTATGGTGCTTCGACCCCTCAAGAAAAAGAGACAGGTCCTGTCGATTGCGAAGACCCCATCCCGGTCAAGTTCCTGTCCGTTCCCGAAGGCACGGTTTTTGTCTTCCGGGTGCTGGCCTCACCTCTAGCCAAGCCCGTAAAGGAAGAACGGCAGGCCGTGGAACGTACCTTCGGCCCCGAGGACGAGACGTCGGTGCGGGAAATGTTCGACACGGCCTTCACCGAACTGGGCTTCGGAGGCAAGACTGCGGTGGGCTATGGCCGCTTCGCCCTGGCTGAAGCGTCGACTGTCTCTGGCGGATCGTCTGCTGACCCCCATGGAACCCCCGGAACAGCCGCCCCCTCCGTCTTGGCCAGTGCCGAGGATATCATCTGGGAGAACGCCATTCTAAAATGGGACCGTGGTTCAGGCACTCTCACAGCCGAACACGAGGGCAAGAAAGCCCAGAGTAAGGACAAGTCCCTTGTTCCGGAGCAACACGAAAAGGTGTTCGGAAAAAAACTCAAAAAACCGGTCCAGGCTCGGGTCACGGTACGAGTGACCGGCAACCTGTTCGAAATCCTGAAAATCGAATAG
- a CDS encoding ROK family protein, with protein sequence MTEVMTRAAEVLGYACLTIRHLIDPEVIVLGGGVIEACGDFVVPIIRRIVDADRLPGAREGGHVVVSELGDDAVVLGAVALARGAAGRSPFRKRLCEAT encoded by the coding sequence GTGACGGAAGTCATGACGCGAGCAGCCGAGGTGCTTGGCTACGCTTGTCTCACCATCCGGCACCTGATTGACCCAGAAGTGATTGTTCTTGGTGGGGGCGTCATTGAAGCCTGCGGTGATTTCGTCGTTCCCATCATCCGTCGCATTGTTGACGCCGACCGTTTACCCGGCGCGCGCGAAGGGGGCCACGTGGTCGTTTCGGAGTTGGGGGACGACGCCGTGGTTCTCGGGGCCGTTGCGCTGGCGCGGGGCGCCGCGGGCAGGAGCCCTTTCAGAAAGCGATTGTGCGAGGCAACGTAG